A single region of the Brassica rapa cultivar Chiifu-401-42 chromosome A03, CAAS_Brap_v3.01, whole genome shotgun sequence genome encodes:
- the LOC103859548 gene encoding eukaryotic initiation factor 4A-1 — MAGSAPEGTQFDARQFDQKLNEVLEGQDEFFTSYDEVHDSFDAMGLQENLLRGIYAYGFEKPSAIQQRGIVPFCQGLDVIQQAQSGTGKTATFCSGVLQQLDFTLVQCQALVLAPTRELAQQIEKVMRALGDYLGVKVHACVGGTSVREDQRILQAGVHVVVGTPGRVFDMLKRQSLRADSIKMFVLDEADEMLSRGFKDQIYDIFQLLPPKIQVGVFSATMPPEALEITRKFMSKPVRILVKRDELTLEGIKQFYVNVEKEDWKLETLCDLYETLAITQSVIFVNTRRKVDWLTDKMRGRDHTVSATHGDMDQNTRDIIMREFRSGSSRVLITTDLLARGIDVQQVSLVINYDLPTQPENYLHRIGRSGRFGRKGVAINFVTKDDERMLFDIQKFYNVVVEELPSNVADLL, encoded by the exons ATGGCAGGATCCGCACCAGAAGGCACACAGTTTGATGCTCGTCAGTTCGACCAGAAGCTAAACGAAGT TCTTGAGGGACAGGACGAGTTCTTCACCTCTTACGATGAGGTTCACGACAGCTTTGACGCCATGGGTCTTCAAGAGAATCTCCTCAGGGGTATCTACGCTTACG GTTTCGAGAAGCCTTCTGCAATCCAGCAAAGAGGAATCGTCCCCTTCTGCCAAGGCCTCGACGTGATCCAACAGGCCCAATCCGGAACCGGCAAAACCGCAACATTCTGCTCCGGCGTCCTCCAGCAGCTAGACTTCACCCTCGTCCAGTGCCAGGCCCTCGTCCTCGCCCCGACCAGAGAGCTCGCCCAGCAGATCGAAAAGGTCATGAGAGCCCTCGGCGACTACCTCGGCGTCAAGGTCCACGCCTGCGTCGGCGGGACTAGCGTCCGGGAGGACCAGCGCATCCTCCAAGCCGGCGTCCACGTCGTCGTGGGAACCCCAGGCCGCGTGTTCGACATGCTGAAGCGTCAGTCCCTCCGTGCAGACAGCATCAAGATGTTCGTCCTGGACGAGGCCGACGAGATGCTCTCCCGCGGGTTCAAGGACCAGATCTACGACATCTTCCAGCTCCTCCCGCCTAAGATCCAGGTCGGAGTGTTCTCAGCAACAATGCCACCAGAGGCTCTCGAGATTACAAGAAAGTTCATGAGCAAGCCGGTGAGGATCCTGGTGAAGCGCGACGAGCTTACTTTAGAAGGTATCAAGCAGTTCTACGTTAACGTGGAGAAGGAGGACTGGAAGCTCGAGACTCTCTGCGATCTCTACGAGACTCTGGCCATCACTCAGAGCGTCATCTTCGTGAACACTAGGCGTAAGGTTGACTGGCTCACCGATAAAATGAGGGGGCGTGACCACACGGTCTCGGCGACTCATGGAGACATGGACCAGAACACGAGGGATATTATAATGAGGGAGTTCAGGTCCGGCTCTTCTCGCGTGCTGATCACCACCGATCTGTTAGCGCGTGGTATCGATGTGCAGCAGGTGTCTTTGGTGATCAACTACGATTTGCCGACTCAGCCGGAGAATTATCTCCACCGTATTGGAAGGAGTGGGAGGTTTGGGAGGAAAGGAGTGGCGATCAACTTTGTGACCAAGGATGATGAGAGGATGTTGTTTGATATTCAGAAGTTTTATAATGTTGTTGTTGAGGAGCTGCCTTCTAACGTTGCTGATCTGCTGTGA